Sequence from the Theropithecus gelada isolate Dixy chromosome 20, Tgel_1.0, whole genome shotgun sequence genome:
GTACACATGTCACTTTCTGTGTTAGAAAATTAATGTCAAATCTGCTAAGAAAATAGGCTGTTTTTGGCCTCTATCCAGATTTACAACATAAAGAGGGTATAATTTTCCATCTTCAGAGAGGCTTGATGTATTTTGCtcaattatttcctttcttttcccagagCTATTCAGGGATTAAAATACTTGGCTAGCTCCTGTCAGGTGAGGAGTGAACGACTCCCTAGGTGTCAGTGTGGCATTTTCTGCAAGTTCATTTTTACTTTCAGGACATTGCATTGCCACTCAGTGGGAAGCGTCCACATAGCGGAATGTTGCATGTCTTGGGAGTACCAGCGCCCAGCTCACACCTGGTAGTATACTCATCGAGAAGGGGCTACCCCAATGTGGGGTGTAAAAAATGCACCAGGTTCTTGAAGTTATCTGAGAAGGTTCTTTCAAGTTGGCGTTTCTTGGGCTGATCTTCTGccatttctcttcttcccctttgCCAGGATTGACGTGTCTCAGAATGACCTTCCTTGGGAATTTATGGTTGATCGTCTTCCTACTGTCTTGTTTTTTCCCTGCAACAGGTAATGCCGAATTTTTTTCACTAGTGGGCAGTTGGGATTCTTTTGTGGAGGTCTGAAATTGAAATGGGTTTAAGATGTAAATCATTCATTATGTTCAAAAAATGTTCCCTTGGgaaccaggcgcggtggctcacgcctgtaatgccagcactttgggaggttgaggcaggcagattgcttgagctcaagaagttgagaccagcctggccaacatggtgaaacccgtcactacaaaaaatacaaaaattagccaggcatggtgacatatgtttataatcccagctactctgaggctgaggcacgagaatctcttgaacctgggatgcagaggttgcagtgagccaagatcacaccactgcactccagcctggaagacagaacaaggctccgtctccaaaaaaaaaagtgtccttaGGGGCATAGACTAAAAGGGTTGTAGTGTCAGGATGTTATGTGTGGTATGGATCTTTTAAAGGTGGTTCTTCTCACAGCCTATCTCTTACCAAGCTTGAATGTGGCTGTGAGAATTCTTAGCTTTTCATGGCCTATGTGAACATATGGAGGACGCAGAGACTGACAGGAAAAAAAGGCCCCATGTTTGTGTGGGGTAAAGCAGCAGAGAATCTGTGGAGCTCTGCCTGCCCCAAGCCTTCCACATGCTTGTCTGTCAGTTGGCCTCCCAGCAGCTCCTCATCCCTCTCGTACAGAGGATAGGGTGGCTTTCTTATCCGTGGCACATCCTTGCCTCGGATTCCAGGAGCCCTGCAAAGGGGCTTTCTCCCGTGCATGCAGACTGCTGTGAACGTCTGCCATGGGGTTGTCGCTTGATTTTTTCACGCTTGCCTAATCAGTATTCCAGGCACAGTTCTTAACAGCAACTACCCCGAAAGCCCCGGCAAGCAGGACATGAACAAGGGGGAGCGGACTTCCAGTTAGTGAACGTAGATGCAGATGCTTtagtggaaaaagaaattaactctTGGTCCTTTAGAGCCTAATACACTGGATGTTTGCTCCCTTTTTATAGGTTCCCTTTGGTTTTTAGAAAGTTTAGTCCTTTTGGGGACCCACTCACATGGCTTTGACAATATCTTCTCACCAGGGAAAGTGTCTGTAGCATCATTTAGGGAGTTCCCTGGCTCGCATGTATGACGTTTGCTGTTTTAATTTCCTGCCTCCCTTTTGCGATTCAGCTTGTCATGTTTCTCTAGGAGAGTGTTTCCTTCGTATCTATTGAATCATTCCCTTGGTTTTTGCTTTGTATCTCAAAGAATTTTTGCTGGAATACTTCTGTGGTAGTAGGGTCTTGTCATGCACTAAAAACAGAATGTGACTCACCCTTTCTACTGCCGACTGAGTTGTGATGAGGCTTTTTCTTTCTAAGAAGTGTTTAAATTACCACATAGTCCAGGAATCATGGATATTAACACTAACAGTTTCATCTGTGTGGGACAGGAGTTGAGCATGTAGTTTAATGACGTATAATTTTTGAATTCCAAGCatagtttgaaaaaatattaaaatcttggccgggcgcggtggctcaagcctgtaatcccagcactttgggaggccgagacgggcagatcacaaggtcaggagatcgagaccatcctggctaacacggtgaaaccccgtctctactaaaaaatacaaaaaactagccgggcgaggtggcgggcgcctgcagtcccagctactcgggaggctgaggcaggagaatggcgtaaacctgggaggcggagcttgcagtgagctgagatccggccactgcactccagcctgggtgacagagcgagactccgtctcaaaaaaaaaaagaaaagaaaaaatattaaaatcttagCACCCAGCACATGCCTTTTAATGAAGAAGTTCTCAGCAGCTGGCAGAAATGCATCTGTGTAGAGAGACATAGGCGGAACAGGTGGCAGGGCGGGGCATCATCTGGAGACCGGCGTCTGGGCTGAGTGACCTTCGTTCTTAGGCTGCCTGCTGTGGGAAACGTGCAGATGAGCGCATTTCTCCGGCCCCAGGCTGGATACTTGCTGCAGCCCTCACCCTTGTCGTTTCTAAATCTCGAACATAAGAAGGCTGTCCACTTCTCTTTTAATGTAAGGAGGTTGGTAAACCAAAGCTTTATGGCTTTGGAATggaatttttctcatttcctaaaAAGAAATGGTAGAAGTAAAGTATGCTCATCATGAGCTGGTCCCAAGCGAGTGTTTGGTTTAGCCAGAAGGTAAATGGGCAAACAGCGTGAGCTGACAGCTTgcaaaagaggaaatgaaaaaggcTGTTTGATAACATGTAATAAGACCTTTTTCACTGTCCACCTGCTTATGCTATTTTTAGTGAAAAGAACATGAAATTGTATATTTACTGTGATAAAATAGAAACTAATGCTGTGTGGAGATGTTCACAGAGGGGAAAGTGTTGAGGTGTTAACATTGATGACTTCAGAGGAGTGAGATTGCAAATGATTTGAAGGTGCTGCTTGTATGTTTTTACATCTCTTGCAAATTGTCTACAAAGAGCATGTCCTGATTTATAAAAATcgtgaaggaaaaaaatgcaagagCTGTCCtcgggaggaagaggaaggggtgGGGCCTTGAGGGAGACATAGCCTTCCTGTGCAGAGGCGTCTCGGAGCCACTTGCTCCACCAAGCAGGTGCTCCTCCAGCCAGCACTTGCATCAGACTCTGTGTGACATTTCAAAATATAGGTGCTCTGACCTAGCCCTGGGCCAGGTGATGAAGGGGAGATGGGTGCCCCTGTCCACCAAGAGACTCTGATGTGTTCCAGGGGAAGAATCACACTTTTTTAGCGGTGTACCCTGCCACTCCCTCAGGGTTAGAGGAGAGTTGCATAGACATGGGGACCTCTTCCCACCAAACTTTCACATGACTGCTTTCCTGGCGGTAGACTGTTGACATTCTGTGTCCCTCTACTTTCCCAAAGTGTGGTAGCATTTTAGCATGCCCATTAGGGACATTCATGGAGAGTGCACCAAGACTTCTTAGTTAGCAGAGAGCATGCTCACAAATGTCATGTCCTGTATATGCCTGGAGGTAGATATCCTGAGGGACCTTGGCAGCTTTTTCTGGGGAGTAATTCACCTTTACTCTGCCTTATAAGACCAGGCTTGTGCCGCAGAACGTGAGGGCAGGTCCAGCATCTGGTATTTTTCCATGGGCCCACTTGACAGGGCCACGATATGTTTTCAGTTGTTGTggggttttattttctgtttttgagacaaggtctgactctgttgcccaggctggagtgcagtggtgtgattatggctcactgcagccttgaactcctgggctcaagtgatcccaccacctcaggctcccaagtagctggatctacaggcgtgtgccaccttgcctggctgatttttttattttattgtttatacaGATGAGGCCttactatattgtccaggctggtctcaaactcctggcctcaagtgatcctcccgcctcagcctcccaaagcactgggattacaggcacacagcaccacacccagctttgtCATTTGAATGGCTGGGATGCCCCACTTGAAGAAAGCTTGTATGTTAAGAAAACTAAGCTTTAAAGGAGGGGATGGTTGAATGCTTaccccaaaattataaaacaatttacggccaggtgcagtggccctgGGCAGCCAGGCTCTGGAGTCCCTGCTGTTGACTTCCATTCTGTTAATACCTGAGGGAGACAAACCCGGCTGCTGGCAGCCCACCTCATACCTAAGTGCATAAAGCTGGTAGTTTTGATCGATTGTAGCAAGACTGTACAGGCACAGGTAAATAGATATGTGAGACAAACATCATCAGATGATTAAATGACAAGTTCTGAAGAGGAATTTTCTAGATCTCTAGATCAGGACCTGGAACAAAGCTATATGAAAAACCCCTTCCTATGTCACCTTCCTTCCTTGTTCTGTGCTCTCAGGGCCAGGCAGCCTGAATTCATAGTCCCTTGGTTGGGCTGTTTGCCAGGTATCAGGTTGCCAGGTATGAGCCAGATGTACCCGGGGAGTGGGGGTACAAtcacccccagttgagaacccCTGCCTTAGATAATGTgtaataaatgcttgctgaagAAACTGAGTATCTTTGAAGTTCTTCCTATTCCTCTGGGCACTGTCAGTAGGCACAAGAGGGACATAGGTGGGACAATCCTGCTTCCCCTGGACGCTCTTCCTGACACAGCCGCTGGGCATCTCCCAGCACACAGAGGCCCCATGCCCACACACTCCTGGGGCCCTGCATCACTGGCTTTAGGCCTGGGCCTAGGAGCTCTTGTCTTTCTTGGAAGGTGTGGGTGAAGCTGAGCTCTGGCTTCAGGAACAGATAAGCCATCTTAATTGCAGAATGAGCATATGGGACAGCCTCAGCTTTGTAGAGAATTTCTTGCCCAGGCAACATTTTCCTCACTTTCAGTAAGTAAAATCCATAGAATGTCTTTTCTTGGTGAGAAGTAGATGGCCAGGCCTCAGGTAGTCTGCTTTTGGACTAATTGTGTTGGTATGACTCCCGTCTttgcttcctttccctttctctccagaAAGGACCTAAGTGTGAAATACCCTGAAGACCTCCCCATCACCCTTCCAAACCTGTTGAAGTTCATTTTGCATCACTCAGATCCtgcttccagcccccagaacatGGCTAACTATCCTACCAAGGAGTGTCTTCAGAGCGAGGCAGTCTTACAGCGGGGGCACATCTCCCACTTGGAGAGAGAGATCCAGAAACTGAGAGCAGAAATAAGCAGCCTCCAGCGAGCACAAGTGCAGGTAGAGTCCCAGCTCTCCAGCGCCCGCAGAGATGAGCACCGGCTGCGGCGGCAGCAGCGAGCCCTGGAGGAGCAGCACAGCCTGCTCCGCGCCCACAGTGAGCAGCTGCAGGCCCTCTACGAGCAGAAGACACGCGAGCTGCAGGAGCTGGCCCGCAAGCTACAGGAGCTGGCTGATGCCTCGGAAAACCTCCTCACCGAGAACACATGGCTCAAGATCCTGGTGGCGACCATGGAGAGGAAACTGGAAGGCAGGGATGGAGCTGAAAGCCTGGCGACCCGGAAAGAGGTCCGCCCCAAGCAGCCGGAGCCCTCAGGCACCCCCCAGCTCCCTGGCAGTTCCCCTCCACCTGCCAACGTCAGTGCCACACTGGTGTCTGAAAGGAATAACGAGAACAGGACAGACTAACTTTTTAAATGACGTGAAGAAATCAGAGGTGAAAATTGTACATTGGGaatatatttatgcaaattttattgaaatttattgtaaataaagattttctCAGTGGTCTAGAAAATCAACTTGAATGTCattcagcatttattgaagagagaTGACATCCCTTCCACTTATTGCACAAACTTGGTAGCTTTGAAACAAAAACAGTAGCACAGTCCGTTTGAAGATTTGTCCAAAAAATTAGTCCATATTTTAGTGGCTCAGTGTCAGAGTTCCCTCCCTGTCCCCCCACTGTTGCTTCTGCAGTGATACGAAGGATGAATGCTTAATTTCTTGATTAGTCAGAAAACTTGAATGCAACAGTTGGGCATTCAGAAATAATTCAAAGAGAGGTCATAACCTACTAAGCCATTTGAATGTGGCTCTGGTGTCTATGCTaaaaaaaaagctattgaaaaataagaacagtgAGAGCTATGATGTGGTTCACTGGTTGTACagccattttcattttcctcctgaAAACCCCCCCAGTGCCTCACTGAGCCCCTGACCTTCACCCAACACGGCTACCACGCTCAAATGGGCCTGATTCAAACTCCCAGGTACATCCCTGCCACCAGGGAGTGGGATCAGAAAACCTCCAGAAGTGAAACTgatgagaaagtgacatttaatcACTTCAAAACTGAAACTTCACTGGCAAGGTCAAAACCATAGGCCAAGTCTGACAATCGAGCACTGGTCAGTTCCAGGGGTCAGGCTCGGAACCTGAAAATGCAGATCCTAGCTGCTCCTGTGTCCCTCGGGtgtggaggaaagaaaaacagcctAGGTGTATGTGCTGGCTGCGGTGAGAGTCGAGGTAGAAAGCCTGGAAGTTCTGAAACGTGAGGGGATGGATCACACACCCAGCCTTTTCTCACTCACCAAAGCAAACCTTTTCCCCCATCTTCAGTCGGCACCTTTGGAACTTCTGTTCTCCCTCCTAGACCTAGTTTCAGTGGCCCCAACCACACGTCCTGCCCACCCAGCCTGCAGGGCTTCTGCTGACATCACGCCtgccccaccaccacctcctctgAACTTGGCCACACCAGAGTAGCCAGAGGTGTTGCTTCTCCTGCTTCCTAAGGAATCTCAAGAGCCCAACTGAGGTGTTTCATTACTACCTTTTGCTCAGATGGCCCAGCCAGCCGtccctcttcccaccccaagCTCCTACTTAAATGTTTAAACCCCCAATTTAGGTGTATGCTGCTTAAACAAAGTCCTCCCTACTTCTCCCGCCCTCAGGGTTCCAGAACATGGATTCATTCAACACGTATTTTAGAAGAGGCTTAGGTGAGGCCAGAGGAGGTGCCTTCAGTCTGAGCAGGAGGCCAGAGCTCTGAGCTCAGGCATTAAGGGCCAGTGCTCTGTGTGGTTAAGCCCGGGCTGACCTTCCATCTATTACAGGGATGGCCGGCACGAGTCATGTTTGaatcataaataaaattagtatgtGCTTATGGTGGTGGGATTAAAAATCGAAGTGAGCTCACTCACTGAAGTGTACACAAGGGAGGCCTTGAAGACAGGCTGTGGAGATGCTAGCTCACCCGAGAGCCACCTGTGGGACAGACAAGTCCTGAACTTAAAGTTCACCTCTGCCCTGCCCCGGCTCCCTGCCGCAAGCACAGGCTGGCAGGAAGCAGTCTGGTGGCTCTTGTGGGAATGTGCACGCAAGAAATGTTCCCTGGGTCCTAAGTGCCTTCAGAGCTGGGTCAGGGGACTGGAGACCCACTGAGGAAAGTGAAGTCAGGACCCCACAGGCAGGCAGTCatcagagaggaaaggaagccaAGTGGTGTAAAAaggtaagaggaaaaaaaggaaaaaagacagaacCTCAACAGTCCCCTCCCCTCCAGTGCAGAAAATAGGAAATACCAATACAAAACATACAACCTTTTCTCTTTGCTGGGCCAGCTGGGTTTCAGACCAAAAGTAGCCACCACAGGTTCTACGAGGACCAGAGCAATTTCAGCGAAGCCTGCACTCAGGATGGGGGACCCGGCATGCTGAAGACCAAAGCGGCAAGAAACTGCTCTGCTACAAGGACGCTGGCAGCCTCTGGGACACGTGCCCTGACTCGCCCTTCACTGGCTCCCAGGCAGGTCCAGTAGCTTCCCTGCAGTAACTCCACTCAACAAAACTGCTATTTAACAAGTGAGTCTATCTGGAGAAAGAACAGAGGGGTGTGGGGGGTGTGGTTCTTCTTCCACCCATGACTAACCAAGCAGAGATCACCCAAGCACCCCAACTGGTCAGCCACGAGACCCCAAACTGGCATCTCATTTCCTTGATATACACACAGACGGACACACATGAGAGACCCTTGCCGAGTGCGGCGTGGGCCTTTACAAGCCTATGACCCTCCAGGGTCTTGACTCAGCTTGTCATTAGTACAGCCAGAATCAAACCAGTCCCGTGTGCGCtagatgatatttttaaaaatcagcaaaagggCTTAAGCACGTGCTTCCAGGGGCTTATTTACAGTTCACAGGTTTGTTAGTTCACGCATTACAGTAGTAGCTCCATCAAAAACAGGCTCAGCTAGACATTCAAGTAACAAAAGCGCTACAGGGCCATGAGACCCAGCAAGGTCAGGCCTGCCCAGTGCCTGCAATGGGCAGCCTCACCCGGAGGCCGAGGCGAAGCCCAGGACAGCCAGGTCCCCGGGCATCAGTGCATGCGATGACGAAGCCCGCAGAGGCCATGCCAGCAAGTGTCAGCCCTTCCTCTCAGACAGCAGCGCGTCCATGTGGTTTTGCCCCTCCCAGCGCCTCTCGGCCGGCTGCAAACAGGACCAGGAGCCTCGCATCCTGGCTCAGCCGTGGACTTCCGGGCCGTTGGGAGTCATCAGCTTGGCCTTTCTCTCCACGCACGGTCCCTTGGCCGAATACTGCACCAGCAGGAAGGGTTCCTTGGTCTCCCCATCCCCCACGATGCTCTCCTCGTCCTCTGACTGGCTGATGCGCTGCAGCCGCAGGTAGCACCAGCAGCCCAGGATCAAGGCCCCCAGGGCCGCGATGGCAATGAGGATGACGATGACTGTGACCACACCCGTGGTGGGGCTGTGGTCCATAATAGACATGGTCAGTGCTGGGGGCTTCCTCGGATGGAAGCGCTTTGGGGGTGGCCACTCAGTGAGGCTGGAACTCAGGCTGGACACGGGAGTCCTGAAAGACAAAGCAGGTTGAACGAGCTGCGGCTGGCACTAACACGtggtctatttttaattgttctcaGACCTGCCCGTCCCACCCTCACCCTGCCAAAAAGCATATTGGCCGGTGTTCGAAGGTGTCTGCTTGCCCGTCCTCACCCAGCTCCTGCTCATGACCTTTGAAACCCCAAGAGTGCTGCTGTACCAGGCAGGCGAGTCACCCTCGCTGGCTGCAGAACACTGTGACAGTGACAGCTGCAGCAAAGAATGccagagggccaggcacggttCAGGTTCTTCTG
This genomic interval carries:
- the SNN gene encoding stannin, which produces MSIMDHSPTTGVVTVIVILIAIAALGALILGCWCYLRLQRISQSEDEESIVGDGETKEPFLLVQYSAKGPCVERKAKLMTPNGPEVHG